Proteins encoded within one genomic window of Thiothrix litoralis:
- a CDS encoding acyl-CoA dehydrogenase, whose amino-acid sequence MRLMKQQLPPISQTEQDALDSGNVWWDSELFSGKPDWCRLHDLSISKLSVEEQAFLDGPVEVLCQRLDDWQITHELYDLPPDIWAFLKQNRFFGMIIPKEYGGLGFSALAHSQVVMKVSSRSATAAVTVMVPNSLGPGELLMKYGTQAQKNYYLPRLADGRDIPCFGLTGPEAGSDASSIPDSGVVCRQDFNGEKAVLGMRLNWEKRYITLGPVATVLGLAFQLYDPDHLLGDKEELGISVALIPTNHPGVEIGTRHFALDIPFQNGPNYGHDVFIPMDWLIGGQAQAGKGWRMLVECLGEGRGISLPALSTGAAKVASRYTGAYARVRQQFGMPIGYFEGVEEPLARILGNTYLMDAGRILTATAIDQGQRPAVITALLKYQLTERMRRLVNDAMDISGGAGICMGPSNYLARAYQSIPIGITVEGANILTRSLIVFGQGAMRCHPWLLKEIKAVQADDVEAFDTAFMGHVKHIFSNLGRSVWYGLSNAKLVAHGSPMTREYYRHLSRLSSQFALLADYAALSLGGTLKRRERLSGRMADILANLYLCSAVLKHFEEQGEPEADVPLMAYACKLTIHRAQQAMLAAFHNLPHPWLAKILRAVMFPYGKPFSPPNDQLIHQVARLALEPSATRDRLTDGIYITNDPADRMGRIEDALHKTLAAAELEKQLRKLMKTGKLEAHTTDAAIVEAKDKGLLDKFSVERLLAARKAVANAIRVDDFPAEYFRKGEAKKPLPNPPLIRGGSQEREMG is encoded by the coding sequence TCTCGACGATTGGCAAATTACCCACGAACTCTACGACCTGCCGCCTGATATTTGGGCATTCCTCAAACAAAACCGCTTTTTCGGCATGATCATCCCCAAGGAATATGGGGGGTTGGGCTTTTCCGCGCTGGCACATTCGCAGGTGGTGATGAAGGTGTCCAGCCGTAGTGCCACGGCAGCGGTCACGGTAATGGTTCCCAACTCCTTGGGGCCGGGCGAATTGCTGATGAAATACGGCACGCAAGCGCAAAAAAATTACTACCTGCCCCGGCTGGCGGATGGGCGCGACATCCCCTGCTTTGGCCTGACTGGCCCGGAAGCGGGCAGCGATGCCAGTTCCATTCCCGATAGCGGGGTGGTGTGCCGTCAGGATTTCAATGGCGAAAAAGCCGTGCTGGGGATGCGCCTGAACTGGGAAAAACGCTACATCACGCTGGGGCCGGTGGCGACAGTCTTGGGGTTAGCGTTCCAGCTTTACGACCCGGATCATCTATTGGGTGACAAGGAAGAGCTTGGCATTAGCGTGGCGCTGATTCCCACCAACCATCCGGGCGTGGAAATTGGTACGCGCCATTTCGCGCTGGATATTCCGTTCCAGAATGGCCCTAATTACGGGCATGATGTGTTTATTCCGATGGATTGGTTGATCGGTGGGCAAGCGCAAGCGGGCAAAGGTTGGCGGATGTTGGTGGAATGTTTGGGCGAAGGGCGTGGCATTTCCCTGCCTGCGCTCTCGACCGGCGCTGCGAAAGTCGCCTCACGTTATACCGGCGCGTATGCGCGGGTGCGCCAGCAGTTTGGGATGCCGATCGGTTATTTTGAGGGGGTGGAAGAGCCGCTGGCGCGTATTCTCGGCAACACTTACTTGATGGATGCTGGGCGTATTCTCACCGCTACCGCTATCGACCAAGGGCAGCGACCGGCAGTGATTACCGCTTTGCTGAAGTACCAGTTGACCGAGCGGATGCGGCGGCTGGTTAATGATGCGATGGATATTTCCGGTGGGGCGGGCATTTGCATGGGGCCATCTAACTATTTGGCGCGTGCTTACCAGTCGATCCCGATCGGGATTACGGTGGAAGGTGCGAACATCCTCACCCGTTCGCTGATCGTATTCGGGCAGGGCGCGATGCGTTGCCACCCGTGGCTGCTGAAAGAAATCAAGGCGGTACAAGCCGATGATGTGGAGGCGTTCGATACTGCCTTTATGGGGCATGTGAAACACATTTTCAGCAATCTGGGGCGTAGTGTTTGGTATGGCCTGAGCAATGCCAAACTGGTGGCGCACGGTTCGCCCATGACCCGCGAGTATTACCGTCATTTGAGCCGCTTGAGCAGCCAGTTTGCCTTGTTGGCGGATTACGCGGCCTTGTCGTTGGGCGGCACGTTGAAACGGCGCGAACGTTTGTCCGGGCGTATGGCGGATATTCTGGCGAACCTTTACCTGTGTTCGGCGGTGCTCAAGCATTTCGAGGAGCAGGGTGAGCCGGAAGCGGATGTGCCGTTGATGGCTTACGCGTGCAAGTTGACCATTCATCGGGCGCAGCAGGCGATGCTGGCGGCGTTCCATAATTTGCCACACCCGTGGCTGGCGAAGATTTTGCGTGCCGTGATGTTCCCGTATGGCAAGCCGTTTAGCCCGCCGAATGATCAGTTGATTCATCAGGTGGCGCGTTTGGCGTTGGAGCCTTCGGCTACCCGTGATCGGTTGACTGATGGGATTTACATTACCAACGATCCGGCTGACCGCATGGGGCGGATTGAAGATGCCTTGCACAAAACACTGGCCGCCGCCGAACTCGAGAAACAGTTACGTAAGTTGATGAAGACGGGCAAGCTGGAAGCGCATACGACCGATGCGGCGATTGTTGAGGCGAAGGATAAAGGTTTGCTGGATAAATTCAGTGTGGAACGGCTGTTGGCAGCGCGGAAAGCGGTGGCGAATGCGATTCGGGTGGATGATTTCCCGGCGGAGTATTTTCGGAAGGGGGAGGCGAAGAAACCCCTCCCCAACCCTCCCCTTATCAGGGGAGGGAGTCAAGAGAGGGAGATGGGGTAG
- a CDS encoding cupin domain-containing protein, translated as MLNMDFTQPIVIETVNIPWINSPADGVGRKPLERENPESGHTTSIVRFAAGSHFPRHEHPLGEEILVLDGVFSDENGDYGKGAYLRNPPRSAHSPFSKTGCTLLVKLEQFDPRDQQSVRIDTAQTPWQPGIGGLQVMSLHQFEHEHVALVRWPAGERFQPHRHFGGEEIFVLSGTFKDEHGSYPPGTWLRSPHLSSHYPYVDEETIIWVKTGHLPVTT; from the coding sequence ATGCTGAATATGGATTTCACCCAACCCATCGTGATCGAAACCGTCAACATACCGTGGATCAACAGCCCCGCAGACGGTGTAGGCCGCAAGCCACTAGAACGCGAAAACCCGGAATCCGGCCACACCACCAGCATCGTGCGCTTCGCCGCAGGCAGCCATTTCCCACGCCATGAACACCCACTAGGTGAAGAAATTCTGGTGCTGGATGGCGTGTTTTCTGATGAAAACGGCGATTATGGCAAAGGAGCGTATTTACGCAACCCTCCGCGCAGCGCCCACAGCCCCTTCAGCAAAACCGGCTGTACCCTGCTGGTCAAGCTAGAGCAGTTTGATCCCCGTGACCAGCAAAGCGTGCGCATCGACACAGCCCAAACACCGTGGCAGCCGGGTATCGGTGGTTTACAAGTCATGTCCCTGCATCAGTTTGAGCACGAACATGTCGCGCTAGTACGCTGGCCTGCGGGTGAACGTTTCCAACCACATCGGCACTTTGGCGGGGAAGAAATTTTTGTGCTCTCAGGCACATTCAAAGACGAACACGGCAGCTACCCGCCGGGCACTTGGTTACGCAGCCCACACCTCAGCAGCCACTATCCCTACGTCGATGAAGAAACCATCATTTGGGTAAAAACCGGGCACTTACCAGTCACGACTTAA
- a CDS encoding FitA-like ribbon-helix-helix domain-containing protein, translating to MAMLTIRNLDDDLKTQLRIRAAQHGLSMEEEVRRILQQILAPQTPQKGFGTRVHQRVMALSNGVDLPLPKRSLPRSAPDFSGEAA from the coding sequence ATGGCAATGCTAACGATCCGCAATCTGGATGATGATCTTAAAACACAATTACGCATCCGTGCCGCGCAACATGGCTTGTCGATGGAAGAGGAGGTACGGCGCATCCTGCAACAGATTCTTGCGCCACAAACGCCACAAAAAGGCTTTGGGACTCGTGTGCACCAGCGGGTTATGGCGTTGAGCAATGGGGTCGATTTACCTTTGCCAAAACGCTCTTTGCCGCGTTCTGCACCTGATTTTTCCGGGGAAGCCGCATGA